Proteins from one Strix aluco isolate bStrAlu1 chromosome 10, bStrAlu1.hap1, whole genome shotgun sequence genomic window:
- the TSC22D3 gene encoding TSC22 domain family protein 3 isoform X2: protein MSSSPVEECRSPVGLDCCSCCLDLANRSGLEEGAGGENNNLGSPTVSSFRQLQEQLVRKNLNTDKLSSIMRQDSLEPVVRDPCYLFNQGICNRNIDQTLLSILLLFHSASGASVVAIDNKIEQAMDLVKNHLMYAVREEVEVLKEQIKELLEKNSQLERENSLLKTLASPEQLEKFQSRLPAEVLCPEEQSPGAAAPAQHSGGSAV, encoded by the exons ATGTCCTCGTCGCCCGTGGAGGAGTGCCGGTCGCCCGTGGGGCTGGACTGCTGTAGCTGCTGCCTGGACTTGGCCAACCGGAGCGGGCTggaggagggggccgggggtGAGAACAACAACCTGGGCAGCCCCACCGTCAGCAGCTTCcggcagctgcaggagcagctggtcCGCAAGAACCTCAACACCGACAAGCTGAGCTCCATCATGCGCCAGGACTCGCTGGAGCCCGTCGTGCGGGACCCCTGCTACCTCTTCAACCAGGGCATCTGCAACAGGAACATCGACCAGACcctgctctccatcctcctgctcttCCACAG CGCCTCCGGAGCCAGCGTGGTGGCCATCGACAACAAGATCGAGCAGGCAATG GATCTTGTGAAAAATCACCTGATGTATGCAGTGCGGGAGGAGGTGGAGGTCCTGAAAGAGCAAATCAAAGAACTGTTGGAGAAAAACTCCCAGCTGGAGCGTGAAAACAGCCTCCTGAAGACCCTtgccagccctgagcagctggaGAAGTTCCAGTCCCGGCTCCCCGCGGAGGTCCTGTGCCCGGAGGAGCAGAGCCCCGGGGCAGCTGCCCCGGCCCAGCACTCAGGGGGCTCTGCGGTGTAA
- the TSC22D3 gene encoding TSC22 domain family protein 3 isoform X1, whose amino-acid sequence MSTGMYQSPMEVAVYQLHNFSISFFSSLLGGDVVSVKLDNSASGASVVAIDNKIEQAMDLVKNHLMYAVREEVEVLKEQIKELLEKNSQLERENSLLKTLASPEQLEKFQSRLPAEVLCPEEQSPGAAAPAQHSGGSAV is encoded by the exons ATGAGCACTGGCATGTACCAGTCCCCCATGGAGGTGGCTGTCTACCAGCTCCACAACTTCTCcatctcttttttctcctccctgctcGGGGGGGACGTGGTCTCCGTGAAGCTCGATAACAG CGCCTCCGGAGCCAGCGTGGTGGCCATCGACAACAAGATCGAGCAGGCAATG GATCTTGTGAAAAATCACCTGATGTATGCAGTGCGGGAGGAGGTGGAGGTCCTGAAAGAGCAAATCAAAGAACTGTTGGAGAAAAACTCCCAGCTGGAGCGTGAAAACAGCCTCCTGAAGACCCTtgccagccctgagcagctggaGAAGTTCCAGTCCCGGCTCCCCGCGGAGGTCCTGTGCCCGGAGGAGCAGAGCCCCGGGGCAGCTGCCCCGGCCCAGCACTCAGGGGGCTCTGCGGTGTAA